The Desulfosporosinus acidiphilus SJ4 genome has a window encoding:
- a CDS encoding response regulator — translation MTMNEKGKRILVIDDEPQIQRLLKVSLSVHGYEVSEAIDANEGLSKIKQMKPDLIVLDLGLPDLDGIDVLTKVRETSKVPVVVLTAREHENDKILAFDLGADDYVTKPFGMGELLARIRNALRHSSDVNDEEILKFGNITIDQENREVRVNDNQIKLTPTEYQLITMLAQNKGKIVTHHQLLSKIWGVDKDANSHYLRIYIGQLRKKLEQDPSEPIHIINEPGVGYKIV, via the coding sequence ATGACAATGAATGAAAAAGGGAAACGAATTCTGGTTATTGATGATGAGCCTCAAATTCAGAGGCTTCTGAAGGTTTCCTTATCTGTACATGGTTATGAGGTATCTGAGGCAATTGATGCCAATGAAGGTTTGAGTAAGATTAAGCAGATGAAGCCGGATTTAATTGTTCTGGATTTAGGGCTTCCTGATTTAGACGGTATCGATGTTCTGACAAAGGTGCGAGAAACCTCGAAGGTCCCTGTAGTTGTTCTGACTGCTCGTGAACATGAAAATGATAAAATATTAGCCTTTGATTTGGGAGCAGATGATTATGTTACTAAGCCCTTTGGTATGGGGGAACTTCTGGCGCGGATTCGTAATGCACTAAGACACAGCAGCGATGTTAATGATGAAGAGATTTTGAAATTTGGGAATATTACCATCGATCAAGAGAATAGAGAAGTAAGAGTCAATGACAATCAGATTAAACTTACGCCAACAGAGTATCAATTAATAACCATGTTAGCCCAAAATAAAGGAAAAATAGTGACACATCACCAGCTCTTAAGCAAGATTTGGGGAGTTGATAAGGATGCAAATAGTCATTATTTAAGAATCTATATAGGGCAGTTAAGAAAAAAGTTAGAACAAGATCCTTCGGAACCAATCCACATTATCAATGAACCGGGAGTTGGATATAAGATCGTGTAG
- a CDS encoding APC family permease, translating to MFSVKNLIIGKPLENSSLAHEKLTKIKALAVYSSDALSSVAYATEEILWVLAPIGAFALSYALPVSGVIVLLLATLIMSYRKTIFAYPSGGGAYIVAKDNLGQHAGLIAGASLVIDYILTVSVSIASGVAAITSAFPSLLPHTVALCLFFVLFLMVVNLRGIKEAATVFTLPTYIFIFSLLTLIGVGVYKHFMGLPISPAPVNPVLGSTPQNYITLWILAKAFSSGCTALTGVEAISNGVPNFKEPRSRNAAITLVAMGIIIVFLFGGTTFLAQILHVTPNADETVISQIARVLTGRGWFYYLLQASTAAILILAANTSYNDFPLVFSLIAKDGYLPRQFSARGDKLVFSNGIVTLSILAALLLFIFGGDTHNLLPLYAIGVFLSFTLSQVGMVVHWRKIKEVGWKTNIMVNGFGATLSGIVLLILATEKFMNGAWIVIVLIPLLVLAFLKIHKHYVEIAKELSVDGQVCEHPEHIKVIVPVATFTRVVVNTIEYATSISSDVTAVHIVLDEEKSEKLKSRWGERYPHIPLVTLPSPYRAFLSPLLQYLEGVEKTIQPHELIMVLIPEFITHKWWQYFLHNQTGWVLKSVLFFNKNYVIASVPYHISERQKKIVPQ from the coding sequence ATGTTTAGCGTTAAGAATTTAATTATTGGTAAGCCTCTTGAAAATTCATCACTAGCCCATGAGAAATTGACTAAAATTAAAGCATTAGCGGTGTATTCTTCCGATGCATTATCCTCGGTTGCTTATGCCACAGAAGAAATACTGTGGGTACTTGCCCCTATTGGCGCTTTTGCTCTGTCCTATGCACTTCCAGTCTCGGGAGTTATTGTGTTGCTTTTAGCAACTTTAATTATGTCCTATCGCAAAACAATTTTTGCCTATCCATCGGGTGGTGGGGCCTATATTGTTGCCAAGGACAATTTGGGCCAGCATGCCGGCTTAATTGCAGGAGCTTCATTGGTTATAGATTATATATTAACAGTTTCGGTAAGTATAGCATCCGGTGTAGCAGCCATTACCTCAGCATTTCCAAGCCTGCTGCCTCATACTGTAGCACTTTGTTTATTTTTTGTTTTATTCTTAATGGTCGTTAATCTTCGCGGGATTAAAGAGGCAGCTACTGTTTTTACGTTACCAACTTATATTTTCATTTTCTCGCTGTTAACGTTGATTGGTGTTGGCGTCTATAAACATTTCATGGGTTTGCCAATTTCCCCGGCTCCAGTGAATCCGGTCTTAGGCTCAACGCCTCAAAACTATATTACCTTGTGGATATTAGCAAAGGCTTTTTCTTCAGGTTGTACGGCTCTCACGGGGGTTGAGGCCATAAGTAACGGTGTCCCTAATTTTAAAGAACCTCGTTCACGAAATGCTGCGATAACTCTTGTCGCTATGGGAATTATTATTGTTTTTCTTTTTGGGGGAACTACGTTTTTAGCTCAAATTCTCCATGTAACACCGAACGCTGATGAAACGGTCATTTCGCAGATTGCCCGCGTATTAACTGGCAGAGGCTGGTTCTACTATTTACTACAAGCCAGCACCGCTGCGATTCTAATTCTGGCTGCTAACACGAGTTATAACGATTTTCCTTTAGTCTTTAGTCTAATAGCGAAAGATGGATATTTACCGCGGCAATTTTCCGCCCGTGGCGATAAGTTAGTCTTTTCGAATGGAATTGTAACTTTATCAATATTGGCGGCTTTATTGCTTTTTATATTTGGAGGAGATACCCATAACCTTCTTCCGCTCTATGCCATTGGAGTTTTTCTATCGTTTACCTTATCGCAAGTTGGGATGGTCGTTCATTGGCGTAAAATAAAGGAGGTTGGTTGGAAAACCAATATCATGGTTAATGGATTCGGAGCTACTTTAAGTGGGATTGTGCTTTTGATCCTGGCAACAGAAAAATTCATGAATGGTGCTTGGATCGTTATTGTCTTAATACCGTTATTGGTCTTGGCTTTCTTAAAAATCCATAAACACTATGTTGAAATTGCCAAAGAGTTGAGTGTTGATGGTCAAGTTTGTGAACATCCTGAACACATTAAAGTAATTGTCCCAGTTGCCACGTTTACGAGAGTTGTAGTTAATACTATTGAATATGCGACCTCCATCAGCAGCGACGTTACAGCTGTGCATATTGTACTTGATGAGGAGAAATCTGAGAAATTAAAATCAAGATGGGGTGAACGTTATCCCCATATTCCACTGGTTACGCTTCCTAGTCCTTATAGAGCCTTTTTATCACCTCTTCTTCAGTATTTAGAAGGCGTTGAAAAAACGATACAACCCCATGAGCTGATTATGGTGCTGATTCCGGAATTTATAACACATAAATGGTGGCAATATTTCTTGCATAATCAAACTGGGTGGGTATTAAAATCCGTACTATTTTTCAATAAAAATTATGTCATTGCCAGTGTGCCTTATCACATCAGTGAGCGGCAGAAGAAAATTGTTC
- a CDS encoding sensor histidine kinase yields MSEKKRVSPDELLADIEDEAKGKLTVFLGAAAGVGKTYAMLEVARERLSEGIKLSAGWVEPHARPETMALMEGIPQIAPKEIEYHGKVLKEMDLDEILSIHPQIVLVDELAHTNVPSSRHLKRYQDVEELLAAGIDVYTTVNIQHVESFNDIVAKITGVTVRETVPDSILEHARIQLIDISTEALIQRLEEGKIYVPNQAKHALDKFFRPGNINALRELSMRFAAQRVDRQLESYMRVHGIEGPWPASERVMVCISSSPFGERLIRMGKRIAVGMKAELLVVYIDTPSNPLKNENQKDQLSKSLHLAQELDAETISLSGNDVVEELLEVAQKRNVTQIIIGKPGQLKIRERFSSSIVEKVLRQSQNISVHVIPGDGPKTKEERENKKTGVKKTNDLVPYLTTFVSLAVITVVAWLGSSELGLVNTAMLYLLPVLLSAGRYGKRVGIFTSIVSVITYDFFTIPPVLTFTVADLRYLVSFAIMILIGYYLGNLSTRLRIQLINSRQRESQTAALYSLSREIAAVSDLDFVLESVVKKVSDIIRGEVVILVPETNGQLSLRSCSNLETAFEENERAVATWVFENNQTAGKGTDTLGGAKGFYLPLVSEQGICGVLGVQQSSSERYLSAEKRRLLDAFASLTALAIARISLVEKAREAQLLNESEKLRTALLNSISHDLRTPLASMIGAVTSLIENDKLFDVTSRQDLLETIKIGAMRMNKLVNNLLDMARLESDMLKLNKEWCEIDEIIKEAIKHIDEGLENKREIICEISNKELLVNVDFILIKQVLTNLLDNAMKYSKPDSRICIIVRNNEKQVEVSVRDWGLPIPPEDLEHIFDKFYRVRSPRQISGTGLGLAISKGIVELHGGKIQAENNSEIGGVTISFTIPLSKIPPRIPVEVGDDNE; encoded by the coding sequence ATGAGCGAGAAAAAACGAGTTAGTCCTGATGAACTTTTAGCTGATATAGAAGATGAGGCTAAGGGTAAACTAACGGTTTTCTTAGGCGCGGCTGCCGGTGTCGGCAAAACCTATGCCATGCTGGAAGTTGCCAGGGAAAGGCTCTCCGAAGGAATTAAACTGTCGGCTGGATGGGTTGAACCGCATGCGCGGCCAGAAACAATGGCTTTAATGGAGGGGATTCCTCAGATTGCCCCCAAAGAGATTGAGTATCACGGTAAAGTCTTAAAAGAGATGGACCTTGACGAAATCTTATCAATCCATCCTCAGATCGTCTTGGTGGATGAGCTTGCTCATACAAATGTCCCTAGTTCCCGGCATCTAAAACGTTACCAAGACGTCGAGGAACTTTTGGCAGCGGGAATCGACGTTTATACGACAGTAAATATTCAACATGTGGAAAGTTTTAATGACATTGTTGCTAAAATAACGGGAGTTACCGTGCGGGAAACGGTTCCTGATTCTATCCTTGAACATGCTAGAATACAGCTCATTGATATATCGACCGAAGCTCTAATTCAGCGTTTAGAAGAAGGTAAAATATACGTTCCTAACCAGGCGAAGCATGCGTTAGATAAATTTTTTCGCCCCGGGAATATCAATGCCCTGAGAGAACTATCCATGCGCTTTGCTGCTCAGAGGGTGGACCGGCAGTTGGAATCCTACATGCGGGTCCACGGCATAGAAGGGCCTTGGCCAGCCAGTGAACGGGTTATGGTTTGTATCAGCTCCAGCCCATTTGGTGAACGATTGATTAGAATGGGGAAACGAATTGCCGTAGGAATGAAGGCCGAACTGCTTGTCGTCTACATTGATACGCCTTCGAACCCTCTGAAAAATGAAAACCAAAAGGACCAATTGTCCAAAAGCTTGCATTTAGCTCAAGAGTTAGATGCAGAAACGATATCCTTGAGCGGCAACGATGTTGTCGAGGAACTGCTTGAGGTTGCACAGAAACGTAACGTAACCCAGATAATCATAGGGAAACCTGGTCAGCTTAAAATTCGGGAACGCTTTTCTAGCTCAATTGTCGAAAAGGTTCTGCGACAAAGTCAAAATATCAGCGTCCATGTTATACCGGGGGATGGACCTAAAACTAAGGAAGAACGGGAAAATAAGAAAACTGGTGTTAAAAAAACCAACGATCTTGTTCCATACTTGACTACTTTTGTATCCCTTGCAGTCATAACAGTCGTTGCTTGGTTAGGAAGTTCCGAATTGGGCCTCGTTAATACCGCGATGCTCTATTTACTTCCCGTACTTTTAAGTGCTGGGCGTTACGGAAAAAGGGTAGGTATTTTCACCTCTATTGTATCCGTCATTACCTATGACTTTTTTACCATTCCTCCAGTTCTAACATTTACAGTTGCTGATTTAAGGTACCTTGTTAGTTTTGCCATTATGATTCTCATTGGTTATTATTTGGGTAATTTGTCAACCCGCTTAAGAATACAGCTTATTAATTCCCGGCAGCGTGAGTCGCAAACGGCAGCTCTCTATTCCTTAAGCCGTGAGATTGCGGCAGTCTCTGATTTGGATTTTGTACTCGAAAGTGTTGTAAAAAAAGTATCGGATATAATTCGAGGTGAGGTTGTAATCTTAGTACCGGAAACGAACGGACAGTTATCTTTGCGGTCTTGCTCAAACCTGGAAACGGCGTTTGAAGAAAATGAAAGGGCAGTAGCCACATGGGTTTTTGAAAACAATCAGACAGCAGGAAAAGGTACCGATACCCTCGGGGGTGCCAAAGGATTTTACCTGCCGTTGGTCTCCGAACAGGGAATTTGCGGTGTTCTTGGAGTGCAGCAATCAAGTTCGGAAAGGTATCTGTCGGCGGAAAAAAGACGTTTATTGGATGCCTTTGCCAGCTTGACGGCGTTGGCCATAGCGAGAATATCATTGGTCGAAAAGGCAAGAGAGGCGCAATTGTTAAACGAATCAGAAAAACTGCGAACAGCATTGCTCAACTCTATCTCTCATGATTTACGAACACCTCTGGCTTCGATGATAGGTGCTGTAACAAGTCTCATTGAGAATGATAAACTTTTCGATGTAACCTCAAGGCAGGATCTTCTCGAGACCATTAAAATTGGCGCTATGCGCATGAATAAGCTGGTTAATAATTTACTTGATATGGCGCGGTTAGAAAGTGATATGCTTAAGTTAAATAAAGAATGGTGTGAGATTGATGAAATTATTAAAGAGGCAATCAAACATATTGATGAAGGCTTAGAAAATAAACGAGAAATAATATGTGAGATTTCTAATAAAGAGTTGTTGGTCAATGTGGACTTCATCTTGATTAAGCAAGTTCTTACAAATCTTTTGGATAATGCCATGAAATATTCCAAACCTGATAGCCGAATTTGTATCATCGTTAGAAATAATGAAAAACAAGTTGAGGTATCGGTACGTGACTGGGGCTTACCGATTCCACCAGAGGATTTAGAACATATTTTTGATAAGTTTTACAGAGTCCGTTCTCCGCGCCAGATTAGCGGTACAGGTTTAGGTTTGGCTATCTCAAAAGGAATTGTGGAGCTTCATGGCGGAAAAATACAGGCAGAAAATAATAGTGAGATCGGGGGAGTTACGATTTCTTTTACAATTCCACTTAGCAAAATACCCCCAAGAATTCCTGTGGAAGTAGGCGATGACAATGAATGA